The Chthoniobacterales bacterium genome segment GGATCCGGATCGGCCGCGAGGCAGGTGGAGGCGAGGAGAATGGGGACAAGGACAATAGCGGGTCGAAAATTCATATTGCTTCAAGGATTCGGATTTCGGGCTTTTGTGCGGATTTCGAAGGCGGAGGATCCCGGAGGCAGGGTGATGCGGACCAAGTCGCCCTCCGGCGACTGGAAAGTTTCCGCGCCGGCAACGGTTGCCCCGGTTTCTTGGGAAACCACGACGGCCGAGGCGGGAAGCTCCGCACACGCCGGAGTGCCCGGCGGGATTTCCACCGTCCAGCGGATGGTGCCGTCCCCGTTCTTCGTCCATGAACTGGCGATGCGTCCGCGGGGCGAACGGTGCGAGCATTCCACGCTGTCGAAAACGAAATGCGGGCGCAGAACGATGCGCTCGAAACCCGGCAGGCCTTCGCGGATACCGGCGACATCGCAGAAGATCCACGGCAGAAAGTCCCCGAGCAACATGACATGGTTGCCGGAGTTCATGAGGGGATCGGCCGTGTTGCCGTTCCACAGCTCCCAGATCGTGGTGGCGCCGTGTTTGATCAT includes the following:
- a CDS encoding alpha-rhamnosidase, with protein sequence MIKHGATTIWELWNGNTADPLMNSGNHVMLLGDFLPWIFCDVAGIREGLPGFERIVLRPHFVFDSVECSHRSPRGRIASSWTKNGDGTIRWTVEIPPGTPACAELPASAVVVSQETGATVAGAETFQSPEGDLVRITLPPGSSAFEIRTKARNPNP